From Pirellulales bacterium, the proteins below share one genomic window:
- a CDS encoding SIS domain-containing protein, which translates to MLGAELDAAAYLDRMSEELARIDQAAMRVWADLVFESWRDEQFVFVFGNGGSGTSATHMSEDLGKSLLRHEHLRDESKRRLKVMSLTDNLGWILAVGNDCGYEQIFVQQLMNFGRPGDLAIGISGSGNSPNVLAAVDWANRHGLVTLGLTGYDGGRLRKLARHGLHVPINDMGMVESIHLALFHWVLNDVYARINQEGRYAK; encoded by the coding sequence ATGTTGGGAGCAGAGCTGGATGCCGCCGCGTATCTCGACCGGATGAGCGAGGAATTGGCCCGGATCGATCAGGCCGCGATGCGCGTCTGGGCCGATCTCGTGTTCGAGTCGTGGCGCGACGAGCAATTCGTGTTCGTCTTCGGCAACGGCGGCTCGGGCACGAGCGCCACGCACATGAGCGAAGACCTTGGCAAGAGCCTGCTGCGGCACGAGCACCTCCGCGACGAATCGAAGCGCCGGCTCAAAGTGATGAGCCTGACCGACAATCTCGGCTGGATTCTCGCCGTGGGGAACGACTGCGGCTACGAGCAAATCTTCGTCCAGCAGTTGATGAACTTCGGCCGTCCGGGCGACCTAGCCATCGGCATCAGCGGCTCGGGAAATAGCCCGAATGTGCTCGCCGCCGTGGACTGGGCCAACCGCCACGGTTTGGTCACGCTCGGCCTGACCGGCTACGATGGCGGCCGACTCCGTAAGCTAGCGCGCCACGGACTGCACGTTCCGATCAACGACATGGGCATGGTTGAAAGCATTCACCTCGCGCTCTTCCACTGGGTGCTCAATGACGTGTATGCCAGGATCAATCAAGAAGGACGGTATGCGAAGTGA